The genome window CGGCGACGATCTCGTCGATCACTACACGTACGTATTTCTCGGTGACGGTTGCCTGATGGAAGGCATCAGCCACGAGGCCATTTCGCTGGCCGGCCATCTCCGGTTGGGCCGACTGATCGCGTTCTGGGACAACAATTCTATTTCCATCGACGGCACCACCAGGCTCGCGGTCTCGGACAACGAGATCGAGCGTTTTCACTCGGCGGGATGGCACGTCCTGGAAATCGACGGCCACGACACGGACGCGATACGGAACGCTATCGAGACGGCCCGGACGACGCATGATCGACCGACCTTGATCGCATGCAGGACGGTCATCGGATTCGGCTTTCCGACGAAGGCTGGAACCGAGAAAGCCCATAGCGACGCCCCGGGCGAGGATGAAATCGCGGGCGCACGCCAGGCCCTCGATTGGCATTCGCCGCCGTTTGAAATTCCGGATGATCTGCTGAAAGCATGGCGAGAAATCGGGGCGCGCGGCCGCAAGACGAGACTCGCATGGGAGGAGCGGGTCCGCCAGGCGCCGCACGCGCTGCGTGCCGAATTCGACCGGCGCAATGCCGGAAGGCTTCCGGATAACTGGAAGGCGGCGATCGAGGCGGCACGGCAGGCGTTTATCGTCAGTGGCAGTGCAATGGCCACCCGCAAGGCCAGCGGTGAAGTGCTCGATCGTCTCGTCGACGCGATTCCGGAATTGCTGGGCGGCTCGGCGGATCTTACGCAGTCCAACAATACGAAGACGAAGAAGCAAATCGCGATCGAGCCCGGCCGGTTCAACGGTTCATACCTTCATTACGGCGTCCGCGAACACGGCATGGCCGCCGCCATGAACGGCATTGCTCTTCATGGCGGCCTCATTCCGTACGGTGGCACGTTCCTTTGTTTTTCGGACTACTGTCGACCGGCGATCCGGTTGAGCGCGATGATGCGGGTGCGGTCCATCTTCGTGATGACGCACGATTCCATCGGTCTCGGAGAAGACGGTCCGACTCATCAACCCGTCGAACACCTTGCCGCCCTTCGGGCCATTCCCCAACTCGCCGTCTATCGGCCGGCCGATCCAGTCGAGACGGCAGAGTGCTGGGAACTGATTCTCGAACAGCCCCGCCGGGCTGCCCTCCTCGCATTGTCGCGACAGCCGGTCCCGCTCCTGCGCAACGAGCCTGGAAACGAAAACAAGTCGGCACGCGGTGCGTATATTTTGCGGGAGGCCGATGGCGGACCGCGCCAACTCACGTTGCTCGCGACAGGTTCGGAGGTCGATCTCGCCGTCCAGGCGCGCGACGTCCTGCAGCACGAAGGCGTGCCGACGGCCGTCGTATCGATGCCGTGCCGCCTGCTGTTCGAGGAACAGCCACGCGATTACCAGCGGGCCGTGCTGGGCGCTTCTCCCGCGAGGGTCGCGGTCGAGGCGGCGGTCGAACTGGGATGGGAGCGGTACCTCGGTCCGGCAGGCCGGTTCGTCGGCATGCACAGCTTCGGCGAGTCCGGGAAAATCAAGGACGTGTACGACAAGTTCGACATTACGGTCGATGCGGTTGTTCGCGCGGCGCATCAGACATTATCCGAAGTGTGACGTTGCTGCGCTCCGGTCGAGATGCGATGACCTCGCGGGGCTCGTGGATAGGCTTGGAGAAGTGGGCGGCCTCGATTTTCGGTGGATTCTCGCGTAGCGTTAGAATAGCGCCCCTTCTCATGGGAGACGACAATGTCCTGGTTCGTTTACGAAGTGCCCGAATATCACGAAGACGCTGCGCGCATCGAGCCCTTCAGCGACCTGCGCAGCCGCGTGCTGCAAGTGAGTGGCGTGGCCATGGCCGACGAGTTGGAAAGCGTTCGCGAGAATGCCGCGGCAACGGCGGACACCCCCGATCGTCCGCTGCGTACGCCGGAAAATCCGCATGTCTTTCCCATTCCTTACGCCGACTCCATGATCCTCGTCGGATTCATCTTCGATCTGAAGCGCGAATTCCGGCAACTGGTCGTGTCGCCCGTGGAAATGCCCTGGCTGAAAGACGCGTAAAGCGTTGCGTCGGCGCGATCGTGCGGATCGATTGCCGCGAGCCGGCTGCTGGCCGGGCCGTTGAGCCGCGACCCGCTTGTGATGATCGTGGGCTGTGCGGTCCCGGTGCCGGTCTCGCCAACGTCATGCACGTCCTCTTCAGCATGGCCGGCGTCCTTCCGCGCCCAGCAGGTCCGGGGAGACGAACTGAATCCGCGGGACGCTCAATTTTCAAAAGCGCCGACGAAGAAGAGGCAAAGCGCGCCAAGCCCGTTCGTCTTCAGGCTATTGCTTCGCCCGGCGGGCAATGCGTCGCGTGAAATCGTTTCCCGAGCGCCCGCGATTTCCTCAACCCATCTCGTTGAAGCGCCGCCTCTCGGCCCCGTCGCGAATGGCTAGCGCGGCCGGTCGCGAAGCAGCAGACGCGACCCGACCTCCACGATCGACGTAATCGCCGGCAGCAGTTCCCTGCCCAGCGACGTCAATTCGTATTCGACGGACGGCGGCGACGTCGGCAACACGCTTCGCCGGATCACGCCCCGCTCCTCGAGATCACGCAACCTGCCGGTCAGCACCTTCGCGGTGATGGTCGGGTTGTCGCGCCGCAACTCCGAAAACCGGCGCGGGCCGTTGCTCAGGCACCAGATCAGTTCGGGCGTCCACAGGCCGCCGATCAACGCCATGCATTTCGACATCGGACAGCCGGGCAGCGGCTCCACCTTCTTTCGCATTCTCAAGCCCATCGTCGTCCCACCGAGGTTTCCATTTGGTTACTTGAAAATGATGGTAACCGATGGATAGGTGGTTTCCAATGGAAACCTTCATCCCTACACTTGGAACCTCACCTACCGATACACGGAGAGAACGAACATGTATGCAATAACGGGAGCATCCGGGCAACTCGGGCGCCTTGTGATCGACGCATTGCTTGAAACCGTGCCGGCCGACCGGATCGTCGCGGCGGTCAGGGATCCCGCGAAGGTGCGCGACCTCGAGGCGCGTGGCGTGGTGGTGCGCGAGGCCGACTACAAGCGGCCTGAAACGCTCGCCAGCGCGTTCGTCGGTGTCGACAAGCTCCTGCTGATCTCGTCGACCGAAGTCGCCGGCCGCGTGCCGTTGCATCGCGCGGTGATCGATGCGGCCGGACAGGCCGGCGTCTCGTTGCTCGCCTATACGAGCATGCTGCACGCGGACACTTCGCCTGCCCGGCTTGCGATCGAGCATCGGCAGACGGAAGAAGTCATTGCGGCGTCGGGCCTCCCCGCCGTCATCCTTCGCAATGGCTGGTACACCGAGAACCACCTGATGGCCCTTCCCGCGGCGCTCGAGCACGGCGCGTTCATCGGGGCCGCCAAGGCGGGGCGCTTCTCTTCCGCCGCGCGGAAGGACTATGCCGAGGCGGCAGCCGTGGTACTGACGACGGACGGTCACGCAGGAAAAACGTATGAACTCGCGGCCGACGATGCGTTCACGCTGGCGCAGCTGGCCGCGGAGGTTTCGCGGCAGTCCGGCAAGACCGTCGTCTACAACGATCTTGCGCAGGACGCCTATGCAGACGCGCTGACGAGCGCCGGGTTGCCGCCCGAGCTTGCCGGCATCCTCGCCGATGCCGACGTGGCCGCGTCGCGCGGTGCGCTGTTCGACGACGGCGGCGCCCTCGCGCGACTGATCGGTCGACCCACGACGCCGTTGGCGAGCGTCGTCGCGACTGCATTGCGCGGTTAAAGCGGGCAAGCTCCGGAGAAGCGCCGGCCAGCACCGCTCGACGTCGGGCAGTGTGGCCGGCGCCTGGACAGCCGCATCGATCTCGTCGGCCGCCCTGCTGCTCGCGGCCCGTCGGAACCGGCGGACGCGCGCGTTGCGGCGCGGTGCAAATCACGCCGAGCGACGACGCGCGCACTGCACGTCCGTTGACGTTCACGGTGGCACGTGGGTCACAACCGGTAAATTCGCAGCGCATTGTGGACGAACAGTGCGTCGCGCTCATCGTCGCGGGCGCCGGCGACGATCTCCGCATAGGCGTGCCAGAGC of Burkholderia sp. NRF60-BP8 contains these proteins:
- the tkt gene encoding transketolase, yielding MSDPTANSGTTAKAVPSPRAPHLRALANCIRFLAMDAVQKANSGHPGAPMGLADVATVLFKEFMQFDASDPHWIDRDRFVLSNGHASMLLYSLLYLTGYSGMTIDELKRFRQVGSKTPGHPEYSHADGIELTTGPLGQGIADAVGMALAERVMNAHFGDDLVDHYTYVFLGDGCLMEGISHEAISLAGHLRLGRLIAFWDNNSISIDGTTRLAVSDNEIERFHSAGWHVLEIDGHDTDAIRNAIETARTTHDRPTLIACRTVIGFGFPTKAGTEKAHSDAPGEDEIAGARQALDWHSPPFEIPDDLLKAWREIGARGRKTRLAWEERVRQAPHALRAEFDRRNAGRLPDNWKAAIEAARQAFIVSGSAMATRKASGEVLDRLVDAIPELLGGSADLTQSNNTKTKKQIAIEPGRFNGSYLHYGVREHGMAAAMNGIALHGGLIPYGGTFLCFSDYCRPAIRLSAMMRVRSIFVMTHDSIGLGEDGPTHQPVEHLAALRAIPQLAVYRPADPVETAECWELILEQPRRAALLALSRQPVPLLRNEPGNENKSARGAYILREADGGPRQLTLLATGSEVDLAVQARDVLQHEGVPTAVVSMPCRLLFEEQPRDYQRAVLGASPARVAVEAAVELGWERYLGPAGRFVGMHSFGESGKIKDVYDKFDITVDAVVRAAHQTLSEV
- a CDS encoding SDR family oxidoreductase, giving the protein MYAITGASGQLGRLVIDALLETVPADRIVAAVRDPAKVRDLEARGVVVREADYKRPETLASAFVGVDKLLLISSTEVAGRVPLHRAVIDAAGQAGVSLLAYTSMLHADTSPARLAIEHRQTEEVIAASGLPAVILRNGWYTENHLMALPAALEHGAFIGAAKAGRFSSAARKDYAEAAAVVLTTDGHAGKTYELAADDAFTLAQLAAEVSRQSGKTVVYNDLAQDAYADALTSAGLPPELAGILADADVAASRGALFDDGGALARLIGRPTTPLASVVATALRG
- a CDS encoding winged helix-turn-helix transcriptional regulator, with amino-acid sequence MALIGGLWTPELIWCLSNGPRRFSELRRDNPTITAKVLTGRLRDLEERGVIRRSVLPTSPPSVEYELTSLGRELLPAITSIVEVGSRLLLRDRPR